From Pongo pygmaeus isolate AG05252 chromosome 1, NHGRI_mPonPyg2-v2.0_pri, whole genome shotgun sequence, one genomic window encodes:
- the HTR1D gene encoding 5-hydroxytryptamine receptor 1D: MSPLNHSAEGLPQEASNRSLNATETPEAWDPRTLQALKISLAVVLSIITLATVLSNAFVLTTILLTRKLHTPANYLIGSLATTDLLVSILVMPISIAYTITHTWNFGQILCDIWLSSDITCCTASILHLCVIALDRYWAITDALEYSKRRTAGHAATMIAIVWAISICISIPPLFWRQAKAQEEMSDCLVNTSQISYTIYSTCGAFYIPSVLLIILYGRIYRAARNRILNPPSLYGKRFTTAHLITGSAGSSLCSLNSSLHEGHSHLAGSPLFFNHVKIKLADSALERKRISAARERKATKTLGIILGAFIICWLPFFVVSLVLPICRDSCWIHPALFDFFTWLGYLNSLINPIIYTVFNEEFRQAFQKIVPFRKAS; the protein is encoded by the coding sequence ATGTCCCCACTGAACCACTCAGCAGAAGGCCTTCCCCAGGAGGCCTCCAACAGATCCCTGAATGCCACAGAAACCCCAGAGGCTTGGGATCCCAGGACTCTCCAGGCGCTCAAGATCTCCCTTGCCGTGGTCCTTTCCATCATCACACTGGCCACAGTCCTCTCCAATGCCTTTGTACTCACCACCATCTTACTCACCAGGAAGCTCCACACCCCTGCCAACTACCTGATTGGCTCCCTGGCCACCACCGACCTCTTGGTTTCCATCTTGGTCATGCCCATCAGCATCGCCTATACCATCACCCACACCTGGAACTTTGGCCAAATCTTGTGTGACATCTGGCTGTCTTCTGACATCACGTGCTGCACAGCCTCCATCCTGCATCTCTGTGTCATTGCTCTGGACAGGTACTGGGCAATCACAGATGCCCTGGAATACAGTAAACGCAGGACGGCTGGCCACGCGGCCACCATGATCGCCATTGTCTGGGCCATCTCCATCTGCATCTCCATCCCCCCGCTCTTCTGGCGGCAGGCCAAGGCCCAGGAGGAGATGTCAGACTGCCTGGTGAACACCTCTCAGATCTCCTACACCATCTACTCCACCTGTGGGGCCTTCTACATTCCCTCGGTGTTGCTCATCATCCTATATGGCCGGATCTACCGGGCTGCCCGGAACCGCATCCTGAATCCACCCTCACTCTATGGGAAGCGCTTCACCACGGCCCACCTCATCACAGGCTCTGCGGGGTCCTCGCTCTGCTCGCTCAACTCCAGCCTCCATGAGGGGCACTCGCACTTGGCTGGCTCCCCTCTCTTTTTCAACCACGTGAAAATCAAGCTTGCTGACAGTGCCCTGGAACGCAAGAGGATTTCTGCTGCTCGAGAAAGGAAAGCCACTAAAACCCTGGGCATCATTCTGGGGGCCTTTATCATCTGCTGGCTGCCCTTCTTCGTGGTGTCTCTGGTCCTCCCCATCTGCCGGGACTCCTGCTGGATCCACCCAGCGCTCTTTGACTTCTTCACCTGGCTAGGCTATTTAAACTCCCTCATCAATCCAATAATCTACACTGTGTTTAATGAAGAGTTTCGGCAAGCTTTTCAGAAAATTGTCCCTTTCCGGAAGGCCTCCTAG